In Pseudomonas fluorescens, a genomic segment contains:
- a CDS encoding feruloyl-CoA synthase translates to MSSEFRPQPQPAPRYREVSIGHAPVAVTEEHGVLHMRSLEPLAELPARLLDRLVHWAQVRPEQTFIAARQAGADWRRVSYREMLDSVRAIAQGLLNYGLSADKPLALLSGNDIEHLQVALGAMYAGIPYCPVSPAYSLLSQDFAKLRHVCGLLQPGLVFVSDAAAYQRAIDAVLPAETPLISVRGHVPGRTQVSFASLLQTPGGAEADAAFQATGPDSIAKFLFTSGSTKLPKAVITTQRMLCANQQMLLQTFPVFGEEPPVLVDWLPWNHTFGGSHNVGIVLYNGGTFYLDDGKPTAQGFAETLRNLKEVSPTAYLTVPKGWEELVNALEQDAELRERFFARMKLFFFAAAGLSQSVWDRLDRVAELHCGERIRMMAGLGMTEAAPSCTFTTGPLSMAGYIGLPAPGCEVRLVPVDGKFEGRFRGPHIMPGYWRAPQQTAEVFDQQGFYCSGDAIKLADPNQPQLGLMFDGRIAEDFKLSSGVFVSVGPLRNRAVLEGSPLVQDLVVAAPDRECLGALVFPRLYECRRLAGLDAAASDAEVLASAPVRQWFGEWLQRLNREATGNASRLEWIALLDEPASIDRGEITDKGSINQRAVLQWRAAKVEALYRGEDASILRAERQP, encoded by the coding sequence GTGAGTTCCGAATTCAGACCGCAACCCCAGCCCGCACCGCGCTACCGCGAGGTCTCCATCGGCCACGCACCGGTGGCGGTCACTGAAGAACACGGCGTGCTGCATATGCGCTCCCTGGAGCCCCTGGCCGAGTTGCCAGCGCGCTTGCTCGATCGCCTGGTGCATTGGGCCCAAGTGCGCCCCGAGCAGACATTTATCGCGGCGCGCCAGGCCGGCGCTGATTGGCGCCGGGTCAGCTACCGGGAAATGCTCGACAGCGTGCGCGCGATTGCCCAGGGCCTGTTGAACTATGGGCTCTCGGCGGATAAACCGTTGGCACTGCTGTCGGGCAACGACATCGAGCATTTGCAGGTGGCGCTCGGCGCGATGTACGCCGGCATTCCCTATTGCCCGGTGTCGCCGGCCTATTCGTTGCTGTCCCAGGATTTCGCCAAGCTGCGCCATGTCTGTGGCTTGCTGCAGCCAGGGCTGGTGTTCGTCAGCGACGCGGCGGCTTACCAGCGCGCCATCGACGCCGTCTTGCCGGCCGAGACCCCGCTGATCAGCGTGCGCGGCCATGTGCCTGGACGCACTCAGGTCAGCTTCGCCAGCCTGCTGCAAACGCCGGGCGGCGCCGAGGCCGACGCGGCGTTCCAGGCCACCGGCCCCGACAGCATCGCCAAGTTCCTGTTCACCTCGGGCTCGACCAAATTGCCCAAGGCGGTGATTACCACCCAGCGCATGCTCTGTGCCAACCAGCAAATGCTGTTGCAGACCTTTCCAGTGTTCGGCGAAGAACCGCCAGTGCTGGTGGACTGGCTGCCGTGGAACCACACGTTCGGCGGCAGCCACAACGTCGGCATTGTGCTCTACAACGGCGGCACCTTTTACCTCGATGATGGCAAGCCCACGGCCCAGGGCTTTGCTGAGACCCTGCGCAACCTCAAGGAGGTTTCGCCCACGGCCTATTTGACGGTGCCCAAGGGTTGGGAAGAACTGGTCAACGCCCTGGAACAGGACGCCGAGTTGCGCGAGCGTTTTTTTGCGCGCATGAAACTGTTTTTCTTCGCTGCCGCCGGCCTTTCGCAAAGTGTCTGGGACCGCCTTGACCGCGTGGCCGAGCTGCACTGTGGTGAACGCATCCGCATGATGGCCGGGCTGGGCATGACCGAAGCCGCACCATCCTGCACCTTCACCACCGGGCCACTGTCCATGGCCGGTTATATCGGTTTGCCCGCGCCGGGCTGCGAGGTACGCCTGGTGCCGGTGGACGGCAAGTTCGAAGGGCGCTTTCGCGGGCCGCACATCATGCCGGGGTACTGGCGCGCCCCCCAGCAAACCGCCGAGGTCTTCGACCAGCAGGGTTTTTATTGCTCGGGGGATGCAATCAAGCTGGCCGACCCGAATCAGCCGCAACTGGGGCTGATGTTCGACGGGCGAATTGCCGAGGATTTCAAGCTGTCCTCCGGGGTGTTTGTCAGCGTCGGTCCGTTGCGCAATCGCGCGGTACTCGAAGGCTCGCCCTTGGTGCAGGACCTGGTGGTTGCGGCGCCGGACCGCGAATGCCTGGGCGCCCTGGTATTCCCCCGGCTCTACGAGTGCCGTCGGCTGGCGGGGCTGGACGCGGCCGCCAGCGACGCCGAAGTGCTCGCCAGCGCGCCGGTGCGCCAGTGGTTCGGCGAGTGGCTGCAGCGCCTCAACCGCGAGGCCACCGGCAATGCCAGTCGCCTGGAATGGATTGCCCTGCTCGACGAGCCCGCGTCCATCGACCGTGGGGAAATCACCGACAAAGGCTCGATCAACCAGCGTGCGGTACTGCAATGGCGCGCGGCCAAGGTCGAGGCGTTGTATCGCGGTGAAGACGCGTCGATCCTGCGCGCCGAGCGCCAGCCTTGA
- a CDS encoding aldehyde dehydrogenase, whose product MLDVPLLIGGQACPARDGRTFERRNPVTGEVVSRVAAATLEDADAAVAAAHAAFPAWAALAPNERRTRLLKAAEQLQARSAEFIAAAGETGAMANWYGFNVRLAANMLREAASMTTQITGEVIPSDVPGSFAMALRQPCGVVLGIAPWNAPVILATRAIAMPLACGNTVVLKASELSPAVHRLIGQVLQDAGLGDGVVNVISNAPADAAAIVARLIANPAVRRVNFTGSTHVGRIVGELSARHLKPALLELGGKAPLLVLDDADLDAAVAAAAFGAYFNQGQICMSTERLIVDAKVADAFTAKLAAKVATLRAGDPAAPDSVLGSLVDASAGTRIKALIDDALAKGARLVTGGQLEGSILQPTLIDGVTEHMRLYREESFGPVAVLLRGDGDEALLRLANDSEFGLSAAIFSRDTGRALALAQRVESGICHINGPTVHDEAQMPFGGVKSSGYGSFGGKASIEHFTQLRWVTLQNGPRHYPI is encoded by the coding sequence ATGCTGGACGTGCCCCTGTTGATCGGCGGCCAGGCGTGCCCCGCCCGTGACGGTCGAACCTTCGAACGCCGCAACCCGGTGACCGGTGAAGTGGTCTCGCGGGTTGCCGCCGCGACCCTGGAAGATGCCGATGCCGCCGTAGCGGCCGCTCACGCCGCGTTCCCCGCGTGGGCGGCGCTGGCGCCCAACGAACGCCGCACCCGCTTGCTCAAGGCTGCCGAGCAATTGCAGGCGCGCAGCGCCGAATTCATTGCCGCCGCCGGCGAGACCGGCGCCATGGCCAACTGGTATGGCTTCAACGTGCGCCTGGCGGCCAACATGCTGCGCGAAGCCGCGTCGATGACCACCCAGATCACCGGTGAGGTGATCCCCTCCGATGTGCCCGGCAGCTTCGCCATGGCCTTGCGTCAGCCGTGCGGCGTGGTGCTGGGCATTGCGCCGTGGAATGCCCCGGTGATCCTCGCCACCCGTGCCATCGCCATGCCGCTGGCCTGCGGCAATACCGTGGTGCTCAAGGCCTCGGAGCTGAGCCCGGCAGTGCACCGCCTGATCGGCCAGGTGTTGCAGGATGCCGGCCTGGGTGACGGCGTGGTCAACGTCATCAGCAATGCCCCGGCGGATGCCGCGGCGATTGTCGCGCGGCTGATCGCCAACCCGGCCGTGCGCCGGGTCAACTTTACCGGTTCGACCCATGTGGGGCGGATTGTCGGCGAGCTCTCGGCGCGTCACCTCAAGCCGGCTTTGCTGGAGTTGGGTGGCAAGGCGCCGTTGCTGGTGCTCGACGACGCCGACCTCGACGCTGCGGTCGCGGCGGCGGCCTTTGGGGCTTATTTCAACCAGGGCCAGATTTGCATGTCCACCGAACGCCTGATTGTCGATGCCAAGGTCGCCGATGCGTTCACCGCCAAGCTGGCGGCCAAGGTCGCGACCCTGCGCGCGGGTGACCCCGCTGCGCCGGATTCGGTACTGGGTTCGCTGGTGGACGCCAGCGCCGGCACACGCATCAAGGCGCTGATCGACGATGCCCTGGCCAAGGGCGCACGCCTGGTGACGGGCGGCCAGCTGGAGGGCAGCATCCTGCAGCCGACCCTGATCGATGGCGTTACCGAACACATGCGCTTGTACCGCGAAGAATCCTTCGGCCCGGTGGCGGTGCTGCTGCGCGGTGACGGTGATGAAGCCTTGCTGCGCCTGGCCAACGATTCCGAGTTCGGCCTTTCGGCGGCGATCTTCAGCCGTGACACCGGGCGTGCACTGGCCCTGGCGCAACGGGTCGAGTCGGGCATTTGCCATATCAACGGCCCGACTGTGCATGACGAGGCGCAGATGCCGTTCGGTGGCGTCAAATCCAGCGGCTACGGCAGCTTTGGCGGCAAGGCCTCGATCGAGCACTTCACGCAATTGCGCTGGGTGACCTTGCAGAACGGGCCACGGCATTACCCGATCTGA
- a CDS encoding p-hydroxycinnamoyl CoA hydratase/lyase — protein MSNYEGRWTTVKVEIEEGIAWVILNRPEKRNAMSPTLNREMIDVLETLEQDPAAGVLVLTGAGEAWTAGMDLKEYFREVDAGPEILQEKIRREASQWQWKLLRMYAKPTIAMVNGWCFGGGFSPLVACDLAICADEATFGLSEINWGIPPGNLVSKAMADTVGHRQSLYYIMTGKTFGGQKAAEMGLVNESVPLAQLREVTIELARNLLEKNPVVLRAAKHGFKRCRELTWEQNEDYLYAKLDQSRLLDTEGGREQGMKQFLDDKSIKPGLQAYKR, from the coding sequence ATGAGCAATTACGAAGGCCGTTGGACCACCGTCAAGGTTGAGATCGAAGAAGGCATTGCCTGGGTCATTCTCAATCGTCCGGAAAAGCGCAACGCCATGAGCCCGACCCTGAACCGGGAAATGATCGACGTGCTGGAAACCCTCGAGCAGGACCCTGCCGCCGGCGTGCTGGTGTTGACCGGTGCCGGCGAAGCCTGGACCGCTGGCATGGACCTCAAGGAGTACTTTCGCGAGGTGGACGCCGGCCCGGAAATCCTCCAGGAGAAAATCCGCCGCGAAGCCTCGCAATGGCAATGGAAATTGCTGCGCATGTACGCCAAGCCCACCATCGCCATGGTCAATGGCTGGTGCTTCGGTGGCGGCTTCAGCCCACTGGTGGCCTGCGACCTGGCGATCTGCGCCGACGAAGCCACTTTCGGCCTCTCGGAAATCAACTGGGGTATCCCACCGGGCAACCTGGTGAGCAAAGCCATGGCCGATACCGTGGGCCATCGCCAATCGCTGTACTACATCATGACCGGCAAGACGTTTGGCGGGCAGAAAGCCGCCGAAATGGGCCTGGTCAACGAAAGCGTGCCCCTGGCCCAACTGCGCGAAGTGACCATTGAACTGGCGCGCAACCTGCTGGAGAAAAACCCGGTGGTGCTGCGTGCCGCCAAGCATGGCTTCAAGCGCTGCCGCGAACTGACCTGGGAGCAGAACGAGGATTACCTCTACGCCAAGCTCGATCAGTCGCGCCTGCTCGACACCGAAGGCGGCCGCGAGCAGGGCATGAAGCAGTTCCTTGACGACAAGAGCATCAAGCCTGGCCTGCAGGCGTATAAACGCTGA
- a CDS encoding MarR family winged helix-turn-helix transcriptional regulator, with protein sequence MAKPSNLADASQALPDPNEARVPMDSALDDLIGYAMRRAQLKLFQNLIGRLSDHDLRPAQFSALAIIEQNPGLMQADLARALAIEPPQVVPLLNKLESRALAVRVRCKPDKRSYGIFLSKTGETLLKELKDIAAQSDLDATAALDGQEREELLRLLKKVYQD encoded by the coding sequence ATGGCCAAGCCTTCCAACCTCGCCGACGCCAGCCAGGCCCTGCCTGATCCCAACGAGGCACGCGTGCCAATGGATTCGGCCCTGGACGACCTGATCGGTTACGCCATGCGTCGCGCCCAGCTCAAGTTGTTCCAGAACCTGATTGGCCGTCTTTCCGACCACGACCTGCGCCCCGCCCAGTTCTCGGCCCTGGCAATCATCGAGCAGAACCCTGGCCTGATGCAGGCCGACCTGGCTCGCGCCCTGGCCATCGAGCCGCCCCAGGTGGTGCCGTTGCTGAACAAGCTGGAAAGCCGTGCGCTCGCGGTGCGAGTGCGTTGCAAGCCGGACAAGCGTTCCTACGGGATCTTCCTCAGCAAGACCGGCGAAACCCTGCTCAAGGAGCTCAAGGACATTGCCGCCCAGAGCGACCTCGACGCCACGGCCGCCCTCGACGGCCAGGAACGTGAAGAGCTGCTGCGCTTGCTGAAGAAGGTCTATCAGGACTGA
- a CDS encoding OprD family porin produces the protein MPELPMEDAVAVARVPNNPACLLMALLALSVLPTPLWAAGFVDDSHGTLTLRNYYLDRDYKDDGAKTAAREWAQAFIVNLESGYTPGPLGFGLDVRGLMGVKLDSSPDRSGTELLPVSASDKRAADEYSRLAPTAKLRFAQTTVKTGDVSIFLPFAFASPSRLLPQTFRGTTLSSKDIDGLTLNTGYIDRINKRDSTDYQAMTIASPNRRFNPTATTSHLAYVGGDYQVNKDLSLRVYHSQIADLYQQDTLALLHNLPVGDGVLTSDLRSFFSREDGSAKAGNVDNRNLSALFGYRLGGHRFSLGYMHSSGQTATPYISGTELMGMSELTMSSDFLNAKERTWQAIYDYDFAASGLPGLKSRLRYVRGDNIELAAFNAEDRKEREFQMELGYVIQSGPLKNVGLMARKSIYRNDFPGGAAFRDENQTRFLVLYTVALW, from the coding sequence ATGCCAGAACTCCCTATGGAAGACGCTGTAGCCGTCGCCCGTGTGCCGAACAACCCTGCGTGCCTGCTCATGGCGTTGCTGGCCTTGAGCGTGCTGCCCACCCCGCTTTGGGCGGCAGGCTTTGTCGACGACAGCCACGGCACGTTGACCCTGCGCAATTACTACCTGGACCGCGACTACAAGGACGACGGTGCGAAGACCGCCGCGCGGGAATGGGCCCAGGCATTTATCGTCAACCTGGAGTCGGGATATACCCCAGGCCCGCTGGGTTTTGGCCTGGATGTCCGCGGTCTGATGGGGGTCAAGCTCGACTCGTCGCCGGACCGCAGCGGCACCGAGTTGTTGCCGGTGTCGGCCAGTGATAAGCGTGCCGCCGATGAATACTCGCGCCTGGCACCGACCGCCAAGTTGCGGTTTGCACAAACCACCGTAAAGACCGGCGACGTATCGATCTTCCTGCCGTTCGCCTTTGCCAGCCCCTCGCGCCTGTTGCCGCAAACCTTTCGCGGCACCACCTTGAGCTCCAAGGACATCGATGGCCTGACCCTCAATACCGGCTACATCGACCGCATCAACAAGCGCGATTCCACCGACTACCAGGCCATGACCATCGCCTCGCCCAACCGGCGTTTCAACCCCACCGCCACCACCTCGCACCTGGCGTACGTGGGCGGTGATTACCAGGTCAACAAAGACCTCAGCCTGCGCGTCTATCACTCGCAAATCGCGGACCTCTACCAGCAGGACACCCTGGCGCTGCTGCACAATCTGCCCGTGGGCGATGGCGTGCTCACCAGCGACCTGCGCAGTTTCTTCAGTCGCGAGGACGGCAGCGCCAAGGCGGGCAACGTGGATAACCGCAACCTCTCGGCGTTATTCGGCTACCGCCTGGGCGGTCACCGATTCAGCCTGGGCTACATGCATTCCAGTGGGCAGACGGCCACGCCCTATATCTCCGGCACCGAGCTGATGGGCATGAGTGAGCTGACCATGAGTTCGGACTTTCTCAATGCCAAGGAGCGCACGTGGCAAGCGATCTACGACTATGACTTCGCGGCATCGGGCCTGCCTGGGCTGAAGAGCCGGCTGCGGTATGTGCGTGGCGACAACATCGAACTGGCAGCGTTCAACGCCGAGGATCGCAAGGAGCGCGAGTTCCAGATGGAGCTGGGCTATGTGATCCAGAGCGGCCCGCTGAAGAACGTCGGGTTGATGGCGCGCAAGTCGATCTACCGCAATGACTTCCCAGGCGGCGCGGCCTTTCGCGATGAAAACCAGACCCGGTTCCTGGTGCTCTACACCGTGGCGCTCTGGTAA
- the mhpT gene encoding 3-(3-hydroxy-phenyl)propionate transporter MhpT: MDSPSRRSTLTIALCFIVALIEGFDLQAAGTAAAGLRQSFALDPKMLGWVFSIGIIGLLPGAFFGGWVADRIGRKKILVIAVLLFGLFSLSTAFVESYPNLLLVRFLTGLGLGAALPNLIALCAEAVSERNRGTAISVMYCGVPLGGALAAVVAMFSSEHWQTTFIIGGLAPLLAVPLMILLLPESTAFRQQRDNTPGARPSTGQALFGEGRARTTLALWLSYFFTLTVMYMLLNWLPSLLLEQGFSKPQAGMVQMLFNIGGALGSLLGGVLLDRCNAVKVVLSVYAGLLAALAGVGLSVGIVPMAIAGFAAGLFVMAAQLVLYASAPPSYPTSVRATGVGAAVAVGRLGSVAGPLAAGQLLAAGAGTAGVLLATSPGVVIAALTIISVMVRTAPLNLPTPAAAGHTKA, from the coding sequence ATGGACAGTCCATCGCGTCGTTCGACGCTGACTATCGCGTTGTGCTTTATCGTTGCGCTGATCGAGGGGTTCGATCTGCAGGCCGCCGGAACCGCTGCCGCAGGATTGCGCCAGAGTTTTGCCCTGGACCCGAAGATGCTCGGCTGGGTATTCAGCATCGGGATCATTGGCCTGCTGCCGGGGGCGTTCTTCGGTGGTTGGGTCGCTGACCGCATCGGGCGCAAGAAAATCCTGGTGATCGCCGTGCTGCTGTTCGGCCTGTTCTCCCTGAGCACTGCGTTTGTGGAAAGCTACCCGAACCTGCTGTTGGTGCGTTTTCTCACCGGCCTGGGGCTGGGCGCCGCGCTGCCCAACCTGATCGCGCTGTGCGCCGAAGCGGTCAGCGAACGCAACCGTGGTACCGCCATCAGCGTCATGTACTGCGGCGTACCGTTGGGGGGCGCATTGGCGGCCGTGGTGGCGATGTTTTCCAGTGAACACTGGCAGACCACCTTCATCATCGGCGGCCTGGCCCCCTTGCTCGCCGTGCCGTTGATGATCCTGTTGCTGCCTGAATCCACCGCCTTTCGCCAACAGCGCGACAACACCCCCGGCGCCCGCCCCTCCACCGGCCAGGCGCTGTTCGGCGAAGGTCGCGCCCGCACCACACTGGCCTTGTGGCTCAGCTACTTCTTCACCCTGACCGTGATGTACATGCTGCTGAACTGGCTGCCGTCGCTGTTGCTGGAGCAAGGTTTCAGCAAACCCCAGGCGGGCATGGTGCAGATGCTCTTCAATATCGGCGGCGCCCTGGGTTCGCTGCTCGGTGGCGTGCTGCTGGACCGGTGCAACGCCGTCAAAGTGGTGCTGTCCGTGTATGCCGGGTTGCTGGCGGCGTTGGCAGGGGTCGGGTTGTCGGTGGGCATCGTGCCCATGGCCATTGCCGGGTTTGCCGCCGGCCTGTTCGTCATGGCCGCGCAGTTGGTGCTGTACGCGTCGGCACCGCCCTCCTACCCCACCTCGGTGCGTGCCACCGGTGTCGGTGCAGCGGTGGCCGTCGGCCGCCTGGGTTCGGTAGCCGGGCCGCTGGCGGCCGGGCAACTGCTCGCCGCTGGCGCCGGCACCGCCGGGGTACTGCTGGCGACCTCCCCCGGCGTAGTGATCGCCGCACTGACCATCATCAGTGTGATGGTGCGTACGGCGCCACTGAACCTGCCCACCCCGGCAGCGGCCGGGCACACCAAGGCCTAG
- a CDS encoding SphA family protein produces the protein MLKPILRAVAAMTFVALTSTAHAYDLPGLNLGSTSFYDGSPAPAGPGWYLEEYLTYSRASRFNDANGHKLALPKQDLEVVAPTTQIIYLGQPLANGAMPGFTLINTSLAHVDVDDGLNNAALSSRAGFGDVIVGPFLQLPTLSRADGSPLLTQRVEADISVPVGAYDRKRSINPGSNFWSFNPYYAATYWFNPQWSASGRFMYLWNGKNDDPQAGFGDVSDTQAGQALHANLTLQYALSQQLSVGVNGYWLKQITDTKVDGHAVSGRREKVWAVGPGLVYAFNKENVLSVNAYFEQQAENRTQGNKLVLNWLHKF, from the coding sequence ATGCTCAAGCCTATCTTGCGGGCGGTTGCGGCCATGACTTTTGTCGCACTGACATCGACTGCACACGCTTACGATTTGCCCGGACTCAACCTGGGCAGCACCAGTTTCTACGACGGCTCACCTGCGCCGGCCGGCCCGGGCTGGTACCTGGAGGAATACCTGACGTACTCCCGGGCCAGCCGCTTCAATGATGCCAACGGCCACAAGCTGGCATTGCCCAAGCAGGACCTGGAGGTGGTGGCGCCTACCACCCAGATCATCTACCTCGGCCAACCCCTGGCCAATGGTGCGATGCCGGGGTTCACCCTGATCAACACCTCCCTGGCCCACGTGGATGTCGACGATGGGTTGAACAATGCGGCGCTGAGTTCGCGGGCTGGCTTTGGTGATGTGATTGTGGGGCCCTTCCTGCAACTGCCGACCCTGAGCCGCGCCGATGGCAGCCCACTGCTGACCCAACGTGTCGAAGCCGATATCTCGGTGCCGGTGGGGGCCTATGACCGCAAGCGCTCGATCAACCCCGGCAGCAATTTCTGGTCATTCAACCCGTATTACGCGGCGACGTACTGGTTCAACCCGCAGTGGTCGGCGAGCGGGCGTTTCATGTACCTGTGGAATGGCAAGAATGATGACCCGCAGGCCGGCTTTGGGGATGTTTCCGATACCCAGGCCGGCCAGGCGTTGCATGCCAACCTGACGCTGCAATATGCCTTGAGCCAGCAACTGAGCGTGGGGGTGAACGGCTACTGGTTGAAGCAGATCACCGACACCAAGGTCGATGGGCACGCCGTGAGCGGGCGTCGGGAGAAGGTCTGGGCCGTGGGCCCAGGCCTGGTCTATGCCTTCAACAAGGAGAACGTGCTATCGGTGAACGCTTACTTCGAGCAGCAGGCTGAGAACCGTACGCAGGGCAACAAGCTGGTGCTCAACTGGCTGCACAAGTTCTAG
- a CDS encoding coniferyl-alcohol dehydrogenase, with amino-acid sequence MNLHNKTLIVTGVASGIGAELARLARFQGATVIGVDRHAPQLTLDGFFQADLGDPASIDALVTRLPARVDGLCNIAGVPGTAPVQTVAEVNYLGLRHLTQTLLPRMPAGGSIVNVASVLGAQWPQRLELHKALAATHSFEAGQQWLAANPVEQASCYQYFKEALIVWSFQQSQGWFRDHSVRINCVAPGPVFTPILGDFVSMLGPERVAADNQRMTRPALADEVAAVIAFLCSDAARWVNGVNLPVDGGLAATYV; translated from the coding sequence ATGAACCTGCACAACAAAACCTTGATCGTCACCGGTGTCGCTTCCGGCATTGGCGCCGAGCTGGCACGGCTCGCGCGTTTCCAGGGGGCGACGGTGATCGGTGTCGATCGCCATGCACCGCAACTGACCCTGGATGGCTTCTTCCAGGCCGACCTGGGCGATCCGGCCAGCATCGATGCGCTGGTGACGCGCCTGCCGGCGCGCGTCGATGGGCTGTGCAACATCGCCGGCGTGCCCGGTACGGCGCCGGTGCAAACGGTGGCCGAGGTCAATTACCTGGGGTTGCGGCATCTCACCCAAACGCTGCTGCCACGCATGCCGGCGGGCGGCAGCATCGTCAATGTCGCCTCGGTCCTCGGTGCGCAATGGCCGCAACGCCTGGAACTGCACAAGGCCCTGGCCGCGACGCACAGCTTCGAGGCCGGGCAGCAGTGGCTGGCGGCCAATCCGGTGGAGCAGGCCAGCTGTTACCAGTACTTCAAGGAAGCGCTGATCGTGTGGAGCTTCCAGCAATCCCAGGGCTGGTTTCGTGATCACTCGGTACGTATCAACTGCGTCGCGCCGGGGCCGGTGTTCACCCCGATTCTCGGCGATTTCGTCAGCATGCTCGGGCCGGAGCGGGTGGCCGCGGACAACCAGCGCATGACCCGCCCGGCCCTGGCCGATGAGGTGGCCGCGGTGATCGCCTTCCTCTGCTCGGACGCTGCGCGCTGGGTCAACGGGGTCAACCTGCCGGTGGATGGTGGGTTGGCGGCGACCTACGTGTAA